Proteins from a single region of Macaca thibetana thibetana isolate TM-01 chromosome 4, ASM2454274v1, whole genome shotgun sequence:
- the LOC126953698 gene encoding 60S ribosomal protein L37-like, with protein MLSGLGCRSEMTKGTSSFGKRRNKTHTLCRRCGSKAYHLQKSTCGKCGYPARRKRKYNWSAKAKRRNTTGTGRMRHLKIVYRRFRHGFREGTTPKPKRAAAAASSSSKECQRLVMQ; from the coding sequence ATGCTCTCTGGTCTCGGCTGCAGAAGCGAGATGACGAAGGGAACGTCATCGTTCGGAAAGCGTCGCAATAAGACGCACACATTGTGCCGCCGCTGTGGCTCTAAGGCCTACCACCTTCAGAAGTCGACCTGTGGCAAATGTGGCTACCCTGCCAGGCGCAAGAGAAAGTATAACTGGAGTGCCAAGGCTAAAAGACGAAATACCACCGGAACTGGTCGAATGAGGCACCTAAAAATTGTATACCGCAGATTCAGGCATGGATTCCGTGAAGGAACAACACCTAAACCCAAGAGGGCAGCTGCTGCAGCATCTAGTTCATCTAAAGAATGTCAACGATTAGTCATGCAATAA